A DNA window from Mycolicibacter terrae contains the following coding sequences:
- the tsaD gene encoding tRNA (adenosine(37)-N6)-threonylcarbamoyltransferase complex transferase subunit TsaD: MTIVLAIESSCDETGVGIARLGGDGTLELLADEVASSVEEHARFGGVVPEIASRAHLEALGPTMRRALAGAGLQRPDAVAATIGPGLAGALLVGSAAAKAYAAAWGVPFYAVNHLGGHLAADVYSHGPLPECVGLLVSGGHTHLLHVRSLGEPIVELGSTVDDAAGEAYDKVARLLGLGYPGGRVLDELARTGNADAVVFPRGMTGPRDAPYAFSFSGLKTAVARYVERNPDFVPADVAAGFQESVADVLTAKAVRAATDLGVGTLLIAGGVAANSRLRELAEQRCAAAGLSLRIPPLRLCTDNGAMIASFAAHLIAAGAPPSPLDVATDPGLPVVQARVS; the protein is encoded by the coding sequence ATGACAATCGTGCTTGCGATCGAATCATCGTGCGATGAAACAGGTGTCGGTATCGCCCGGCTGGGCGGCGACGGTACGTTGGAGCTCCTGGCCGACGAGGTGGCCTCCAGCGTCGAGGAGCACGCCCGGTTCGGCGGGGTGGTGCCCGAAATCGCGTCGCGGGCGCACCTGGAGGCGCTGGGCCCGACGATGCGCCGGGCGCTGGCGGGTGCCGGCCTGCAGCGTCCCGACGCCGTGGCCGCCACCATCGGCCCGGGTCTGGCGGGTGCGCTGCTGGTGGGCTCGGCCGCGGCGAAGGCCTATGCCGCTGCCTGGGGGGTGCCGTTTTACGCCGTCAACCACCTGGGCGGACACTTGGCCGCCGACGTCTACTCCCACGGCCCGCTGCCCGAATGTGTGGGCCTGCTGGTCTCCGGCGGCCACACCCACCTGCTGCACGTGCGGTCGCTGGGGGAGCCGATCGTCGAGTTGGGCAGCACCGTCGACGATGCCGCCGGGGAGGCCTACGACAAGGTGGCCCGGCTGCTCGGGCTGGGCTACCCCGGCGGGCGGGTGCTCGACGAGCTGGCCCGCACCGGGAATGCCGATGCCGTGGTGTTCCCGCGTGGGATGACCGGGCCGCGCGATGCCCCCTACGCGTTCAGCTTCTCCGGACTCAAGACCGCGGTGGCCCGCTATGTGGAACGCAACCCCGACTTCGTCCCCGCCGATGTGGCGGCCGGCTTCCAGGAGTCCGTCGCCGACGTCTTGACGGCCAAGGCGGTGCGGGCGGCCACCGACCTCGGTGTCGGCACGCTGTTGATCGCCGGCGGGGTGGCCGCCAACTCCCGGCTGCGTGAGCTGGCCGAGCAGCGGTGCGCGGCAGCCGGTCTGAGCCTGCGTATCCCGCCGCTGCGACTGTGCACCGACAACGGGGCGATGATCGCGTCGTTCGCGGCGCATCTGATCGCGGCCGGAGCGCCACCGTCGCCGCTGGATGTGGCTACCGATCCCGGCCTGCCGGTGGTGCAGGCCCGGGTCAGCTGA
- the tsaE gene encoding tRNA (adenosine(37)-N6)-threonylcarbamoyltransferase complex ATPase subunit type 1 TsaE, with product MAETQILATAEDTIALGARLGAKLRAGDVVVLSGPLGAGKTVLAKGIAAALDVDGPVTSPTFVLAREHRPRRPGTPAMIHVDLYRLLDESGLDLLAELDSLDLDTELDDAVVVVEWGEGLAERLSERHLDIRLDRGAESEARTATWRWHAP from the coding sequence GTGGCTGAGACGCAGATCCTGGCGACAGCCGAAGACACCATCGCGTTGGGAGCGCGACTGGGCGCCAAGCTGCGCGCCGGCGACGTGGTCGTGCTGTCCGGACCGCTCGGCGCCGGAAAAACCGTGTTGGCCAAGGGGATCGCCGCGGCACTCGACGTCGACGGGCCGGTCACCTCACCGACGTTCGTACTGGCCCGGGAACATCGGCCCCGCCGCCCCGGTACCCCGGCGATGATCCACGTCGACCTCTACCGGCTGCTCGACGAGTCGGGCCTGGACCTGCTCGCCGAGTTGGACTCACTGGACCTGGACACCGAACTCGATGACGCCGTCGTCGTGGTGGAGTGGGGCGAGGGGCTCGCCGAGCGGCTCTCCGAACGGCACCTCGACATCCGGCTGGACCGGGGCGCCGAATCCGAGGCGCGCACCGCGACCTGGCGGTGGCACGCGCCATGA
- a CDS encoding rhomboid-like protein — translation MADVRTRLAAVWHFVHTAPLTYLWLAVLGATTVIQHLVGRRLHSMLVEQSTNLHHLATDPLEVLVSSLLWIDGKDWSPYLVLFTLFLAPAEHWLGHLRWLMVGLISHVGATYVSEGALYVLIHLHRESERLTYARDIGVSYFLVGVMAVLTYRIRRPWRWGYLAALLVIFTVPLVINPDFTAIGHAAALLIGLCCYPLTRHHPARPTGPGVRTEQLA, via the coding sequence GTGGCGGACGTCAGAACGCGCCTGGCTGCGGTGTGGCACTTCGTGCACACTGCGCCGCTGACCTACCTGTGGCTGGCGGTGCTGGGGGCCACCACCGTCATCCAGCACCTGGTCGGCCGGCGACTGCACTCCATGCTCGTCGAGCAGTCCACCAACCTCCACCATCTGGCGACCGACCCGCTGGAGGTGCTGGTCTCCAGCCTGTTGTGGATCGACGGCAAGGACTGGTCGCCGTATCTGGTGCTGTTCACGCTGTTTCTGGCGCCCGCCGAACACTGGCTGGGGCACCTTCGTTGGCTGATGGTCGGATTGATCTCACATGTGGGGGCCACCTATGTCAGCGAGGGGGCGCTGTACGTGCTGATTCACCTGCACCGCGAATCGGAGCGGCTGACCTACGCCCGCGACATCGGCGTCAGCTACTTCCTGGTCGGAGTGATGGCGGTGTTGACCTACCGGATCCGCCGGCCCTGGCGCTGGGGGTATCTGGCCGCGCTGCTCGTCATCTTCACGGTGCCGCTGGTCATCAACCCGGACTTCACCGCGATCGGTCACGCCGCCGCGCTGCTGATCGGATTGTGCTGCTATCCGCTGACCCGTCACCATCCGGCGCGTCCGACTGGCCCCGGGGTCCGGACCGAGCAACTAGCCTGA
- a CDS encoding NAD(P)H-hydrate dehydratase yields the protein MRHYYTVEAIRAAEAPLLANLPDGALMRRAAFGLTGAIAAELTSRTGGVAGRSVCAVVGSGDNGGDALWAATLLRRRGAAASALLLDPERAHAKGLAALRKAGGRIVDTVPPATDLVIDGVVGISGRGPLRPNAAEVFAAVEAAGIPVVAVDIPSGLDPYTGAAEGPAVRASLTVTFGGLKPVHALGQCGRVELVEIGLDLPDTDIHSLTAADVEACWPAPGPRDDKYTQGVTGILAGSATYPGAAILCAGAAVAATSGMVRYAGSAAAEVVSHWPEVIAAPSAAAAGRVQAWAVGPGLGTDEAGAAALWFALGTDLPVIVDADALTILAAHPSLVADRKAPTVLTPHAGEYARLAGHPPGPDRVGAARELAEKFRATVLLKGNVTVIADPSGPIYLNPAGGSWAATAGSGDVLSGMIGALLASGLPAPRAAAAAAFVHTRAAAASAADPGPGDTPTSAARILAHIRTALAQL from the coding sequence GTGCGGCACTACTACACCGTCGAGGCGATCCGCGCCGCCGAGGCGCCCCTGCTGGCAAACCTGCCCGATGGCGCGTTGATGCGCCGGGCCGCGTTCGGTCTCACAGGAGCGATCGCCGCCGAACTGACCTCCCGCACCGGCGGGGTGGCCGGCCGGAGTGTATGTGCCGTGGTCGGTTCCGGTGACAATGGCGGTGACGCGCTGTGGGCGGCCACCCTGCTGCGCCGGCGGGGCGCGGCGGCCAGCGCCCTCTTGTTGGACCCCGAGCGCGCCCACGCCAAGGGTCTGGCGGCGTTGCGCAAGGCCGGCGGCCGGATCGTCGACACCGTGCCGCCCGCAACGGATCTGGTGATCGACGGAGTGGTCGGCATCTCCGGGCGCGGCCCGTTGCGGCCGAACGCCGCCGAAGTCTTCGCCGCGGTTGAGGCGGCGGGTATTCCGGTGGTGGCCGTCGACATCCCCAGCGGCCTGGATCCGTACACCGGCGCGGCCGAAGGCCCGGCCGTGCGTGCCTCGCTCACCGTTACCTTCGGTGGTCTCAAGCCGGTGCACGCACTAGGGCAGTGCGGGCGGGTCGAGCTCGTCGAGATCGGCCTGGACTTGCCGGACACCGACATTCATTCGTTGACCGCGGCCGACGTCGAGGCGTGCTGGCCGGCGCCCGGCCCGCGCGACGACAAATACACCCAGGGAGTCACCGGGATCCTGGCCGGCTCGGCGACCTATCCGGGCGCGGCGATCCTGTGCGCGGGCGCGGCGGTGGCCGCCACCTCCGGCATGGTGCGCTACGCCGGAAGCGCCGCCGCCGAGGTGGTTTCGCACTGGCCGGAAGTGATTGCGGCACCCAGCGCGGCGGCCGCCGGGCGGGTGCAGGCCTGGGCCGTCGGTCCCGGCCTGGGCACCGACGAGGCAGGTGCCGCCGCACTGTGGTTCGCGCTCGGCACCGATCTGCCGGTGATCGTCGACGCCGACGCGCTGACCATCCTGGCCGCCCACCCATCGCTGGTGGCCGATCGCAAGGCACCGACCGTGCTCACCCCGCACGCCGGCGAATACGCCCGGCTGGCCGGGCATCCGCCCGGGCCCGACCGGGTCGGGGCGGCCCGGGAACTGGCCGAGAAGTTCAGGGCCACCGTGCTCTTGAAAGGCAACGTCACCGTCATCGCCGACCCGTCCGGCCCGATCTATCTCAACCCGGCCGGCGGATCCTGGGCGGCCACCGCCGGCTCCGGCGACGTGCTTTCGGGCATGATCGGCGCCCTGCTGGCATCCGGCCTGCCCGCCCCCCGAGCCGCCGCCGCCGCCGCATTCGTGCACACCCGCGCCGCCGCGGCCTCGGCCGCCGACCCTGGACCAGGCGACACCCCGACGTCGGCGGCGCGCATCCTGGCCCACATCCGCACCGCCCTGGCCCAGCTATAG
- the alr gene encoding alanine racemase has protein sequence MTATSRTAGLLGEALVDLDAIAHNVRVLSEQAGAAELMAVVKGDGYGHGAVQVARAALAAGAAELGVATVDEALTLRAAGITAPVLAWLHGPDTDFAPALAADVQIAVSSVRQLDELLDAVARTGRTATVTVKADTGMNRNGVGAAGYPELLTALRRAVADDAIRVRGLMSHLACADDAASPVNDLQGQRFSDMLTLAREQGLKFEVAHLANSAGVMTRPDLAFDMVRPGIAVYGLSPIPERGDMGLIPAMTLKSIVVLVRSIRAGEGVSYGHTWIAQADTTVALVPMGYADGVFRPLSGRFEVLINGRRRRSVGRVCMDQFVVDLGPGPVDVQEGDEAILFGSGSQGEPTAQDWAGALGTIHYEVVNSPRGRVARTYRGAGADGR, from the coding sequence ATGACTGCCACATCCCGAACGGCCGGCCTGCTCGGTGAAGCGCTGGTGGACCTGGACGCCATCGCCCACAACGTGCGGGTGCTGTCCGAACAGGCCGGCGCCGCCGAGCTGATGGCTGTGGTCAAGGGCGACGGCTACGGTCACGGCGCGGTGCAGGTGGCCCGCGCGGCGTTGGCCGCCGGTGCGGCCGAACTCGGGGTCGCCACCGTCGACGAGGCGCTGACGTTGCGGGCGGCCGGCATCACCGCACCGGTGCTGGCGTGGCTGCACGGCCCCGACACCGACTTCGCGCCGGCCCTGGCCGCCGACGTGCAGATCGCGGTCTCCTCGGTGCGCCAGCTCGACGAGCTGCTCGACGCAGTGGCACGGACCGGCCGCACCGCGACGGTCACGGTCAAGGCCGACACCGGGATGAATCGCAACGGTGTGGGCGCCGCCGGCTACCCGGAACTGCTGACCGCACTGCGCCGCGCCGTCGCCGACGACGCGATCCGGGTGCGGGGCCTGATGTCGCACCTGGCCTGCGCCGACGACGCGGCCAGCCCGGTCAATGATCTCCAGGGGCAACGGTTCTCCGACATGCTGACCCTGGCCCGCGAACAGGGCCTGAAGTTCGAGGTGGCGCATCTGGCCAACTCGGCCGGGGTGATGACCCGACCCGACCTGGCCTTCGACATGGTGCGGCCGGGAATCGCCGTCTACGGCCTGAGTCCGATCCCGGAGCGCGGTGACATGGGTCTGATCCCCGCCATGACGCTGAAATCCATTGTGGTGCTGGTGCGCTCGATCCGTGCTGGGGAGGGCGTCTCCTACGGGCACACCTGGATCGCCCAGGCCGACACCACCGTCGCGCTGGTCCCGATGGGCTACGCCGACGGGGTGTTCCGCCCGCTGAGCGGACGGTTCGAGGTGCTGATCAACGGCCGGCGCCGGCGCAGCGTCGGACGGGTGTGCATGGACCAGTTCGTCGTCGATCTGGGACCCGGTCCGGTCGACGTGCAAGAGGGCGACGAGGCCATCCTGTTCGGGTCCGGCAGCCAGGGAGAGCCGACCGCACAGGACTGGGCCGGTGCGCTCGGCACTATCCACTACGAGGTGGTGAACAGTCCGCGCGGGCGGGTCGCCAGGACGTATCGGGGGGCCGGCGCCGATGGCCGGTAG
- a CDS encoding sensor domain-containing protein has translation MSEPHGPTPNPYDPTPFAPTSRPMPPVAGGHFPPPWPPGPPPQRNRRLVRVLLGLACVLAVVAVVLAVNVVGRDRHESAQSATESDSGDGKLVPVSALEGLLPAKEVISSAVGDPGMGLVATGAGIDADVMVDAECQGLTSVSGPVLAGSGWTAVRWQGWNSPAEPDPPDWKHQALMSVTTYPHASTARAFYSKESAAWQKCSGRIINSRIPAVADSPGRFWSVESVTDGDGVLKATTISEGGGGWSCQNTLTVRSNVAVRVSVCAETDSTAAAQALLDSITAKIDAAA, from the coding sequence ATGAGCGAACCGCACGGCCCAACTCCCAACCCGTACGACCCGACGCCATTTGCGCCCACCAGCCGACCCATGCCGCCGGTTGCGGGCGGACACTTCCCGCCACCATGGCCGCCCGGTCCGCCGCCGCAGCGCAATCGCCGACTGGTACGCGTCCTGCTGGGGCTGGCCTGCGTGCTTGCCGTAGTTGCCGTGGTGCTCGCCGTGAACGTCGTCGGCCGTGACCGGCACGAGAGCGCGCAGTCCGCCACAGAGTCGGACTCCGGCGACGGCAAGCTCGTACCCGTCTCCGCTCTAGAAGGACTGCTGCCGGCCAAGGAAGTCATCTCCTCGGCAGTGGGCGATCCGGGCATGGGTCTCGTCGCGACCGGTGCGGGTATCGACGCCGACGTCATGGTGGACGCCGAGTGCCAGGGACTCACCTCGGTTTCCGGGCCCGTTCTTGCCGGTTCCGGCTGGACCGCAGTGCGCTGGCAGGGGTGGAACAGTCCCGCTGAGCCGGATCCGCCCGATTGGAAGCACCAAGCTCTGATGTCGGTAACGACGTATCCGCATGCCAGCACCGCCCGCGCCTTCTACTCCAAGGAGAGCGCAGCGTGGCAGAAGTGCTCCGGCCGCATCATCAATAGCCGCATACCCGCTGTCGCAGACTCGCCGGGCCGATTCTGGTCTGTCGAGAGCGTCACCGACGGCGACGGGGTGCTCAAAGCGACCACAATCTCCGAGGGCGGCGGCGGCTGGTCGTGCCAGAACACGCTGACCGTACGCAGCAACGTTGCCGTCCGTGTCAGCGTGTGCGCGGAGACGGATTCGACGGCGGCGGCACAGGCGCTGCTCGACTCGATCACTGCGAAGATCGACGCGGCAGCATGA
- a CDS encoding glutamate decarboxylase, which produces MTHSHPSVPAHTIAPAYTGRLFTSPVPALRMPDDPMEPQAAYRFIHDELMLDGSSRLNLATFVTTWMDPEASALMAESFDKNMIDKDEYPATAAIEQRCVSMVADLFHAENLRDDDPASAIGVSTVGSSEAVMLGGLAMKWRWRQKLGDDWKGRTPNLVMGSNVQVVWEKFCRYFDVEPRYLPMAQGRYVITPEQVVDAVDENTIGVVAILGTTYTGELEPVEQICAALDSLAAGGGVDVPVHVDAASGGFVVPFLHPGLKWDFRLPRVVSINVSGHKYGLTYPGIGFVVWRSADYLPEELVFRVNYLGGDMPTFTLNFSRPGNQVVGQYYNFLRLGRAGYTEVMRTLSDTARWLSHQLAASEHFEVISDGSAIPVVSCRLAGERGYTEFDVSHELRTFGWQVPAYTMPEGAEDVAVLRVVVREGLSADLARALFDDTMKAVTALDRVKPAGHYDDQQHFSH; this is translated from the coding sequence GTGACCCATTCCCACCCCTCCGTGCCGGCGCACACCATCGCCCCCGCCTACACCGGCCGGCTGTTCACCTCGCCGGTCCCGGCACTGCGGATGCCCGACGACCCGATGGAACCCCAGGCCGCCTACCGCTTCATCCACGACGAGCTGATGCTCGACGGCAGTTCCCGGCTGAACCTGGCCACCTTTGTCACCACCTGGATGGACCCCGAGGCGTCGGCACTGATGGCGGAGTCGTTCGACAAGAACATGATTGACAAGGACGAGTATCCGGCGACCGCGGCCATCGAGCAGCGTTGCGTGTCGATGGTCGCCGACCTGTTCCACGCCGAGAACCTGCGCGACGACGACCCGGCCAGCGCCATCGGGGTGTCCACCGTCGGTTCCAGCGAGGCGGTGATGCTCGGCGGTCTGGCCATGAAGTGGCGGTGGCGGCAGAAGCTCGGTGACGACTGGAAGGGGCGCACCCCGAACCTGGTGATGGGCTCCAACGTCCAGGTGGTGTGGGAGAAGTTCTGCCGCTACTTCGACGTCGAACCCCGCTACCTGCCGATGGCGCAGGGCCGCTACGTGATCACCCCCGAACAGGTCGTCGACGCTGTCGACGAGAACACCATCGGGGTGGTGGCGATCCTGGGCACCACCTACACCGGGGAGTTGGAACCCGTCGAGCAGATCTGCGCGGCCCTGGACAGCCTGGCCGCCGGCGGTGGGGTTGATGTGCCGGTGCACGTGGACGCGGCCAGCGGCGGGTTCGTGGTGCCTTTCCTGCACCCGGGCCTCAAATGGGATTTCCGACTGCCGCGGGTGGTCTCGATCAACGTCAGCGGCCACAAGTACGGCCTGACCTACCCGGGCATCGGGTTCGTGGTGTGGCGCAGCGCCGACTATCTGCCCGAGGAACTGGTGTTCCGGGTCAATTACCTGGGCGGGGACATGCCCACCTTCACGCTGAACTTCTCCCGGCCGGGCAACCAGGTCGTCGGCCAGTACTACAACTTCCTGCGGCTGGGCCGCGCCGGCTACACCGAGGTGATGCGGACCCTGTCCGACACCGCCCGCTGGCTATCCCACCAGCTGGCCGCCAGTGAGCACTTCGAGGTGATCAGCGACGGTTCGGCGATTCCGGTGGTGAGCTGCCGGCTGGCCGGCGAGCGTGGCTACACCGAGTTCGACGTCTCCCACGAGCTGCGCACCTTCGGCTGGCAGGTGCCCGCCTACACCATGCCGGAAGGCGCCGAGGATGTCGCGGTGCTGCGGGTGGTGGTCCGCGAGGGTCTCTCGGCGGATCTCGCCCGGGCGCTGTTTGACGACACCATGAAGGCGGTGACCGCGCTGGACCGGGTCAAGCCGGCGGGCCATTACGACGATCAGCAGCACTTCTCGCACTGA
- a CDS encoding alpha/beta fold hydrolase translates to MAGRRPTWRAGGLLAGAAGLAAVGTIAGSTVARSVTRRTTSEDPYAAEDFEILAHDHSSVVVTDDGVELAVRDVGPRNAPLTVVFAHGFCLRMGSFHFQRARLTAEWGKQVRMVFYDQRGHGDSTVAAPATYTVPRLGQDLEAVLQVAAPRGPVVLVGHSMGGMTVLSHARQFPRRYGNRIVGVALISSAAKGVSRSPLGEILRNPALEAVQFSVRYVPNLVHRGRGAARRVIAPILRAASYGTDKISPSVVAYSEEMMHATPVATMVGFLHALEVHDESAALATLAKIPTLVACGDRDLLTPPGYSRAMAAALWDCELVIVPGAGHLVQLEEPDVIDDALVRLVERATPRRVVLTRRLRRKAGRSG, encoded by the coding sequence ATGGCCGGTAGAAGGCCCACCTGGCGGGCCGGTGGCCTGCTGGCCGGGGCGGCCGGGCTGGCCGCCGTCGGCACCATCGCCGGGTCCACCGTCGCACGCTCGGTGACCCGGCGCACCACATCCGAAGACCCTTACGCCGCTGAGGATTTCGAAATCCTGGCGCACGATCACAGCTCGGTGGTGGTCACCGACGACGGCGTCGAGCTGGCGGTACGTGACGTGGGACCGCGCAATGCGCCGCTGACCGTGGTGTTCGCGCACGGATTCTGTTTACGGATGGGGTCCTTTCACTTTCAGCGCGCCCGGCTGACCGCGGAATGGGGCAAGCAGGTCCGGATGGTCTTCTATGACCAGCGCGGCCACGGCGACTCCACCGTCGCCGCACCTGCGACCTACACGGTGCCGCGACTCGGCCAGGACCTGGAGGCGGTGCTTCAGGTGGCGGCGCCGCGTGGTCCGGTGGTGCTGGTCGGGCATTCGATGGGGGGAATGACCGTGCTGTCGCACGCCCGGCAGTTTCCCCGGCGCTACGGCAACCGGATCGTCGGCGTGGCACTGATCTCCTCGGCGGCCAAAGGGGTTTCCCGATCACCACTGGGGGAGATCCTGCGCAACCCGGCCCTGGAGGCGGTCCAGTTCAGTGTGCGCTACGTGCCGAACCTGGTGCACCGTGGCCGCGGCGCGGCCCGCCGGGTGATCGCACCGATCCTGCGTGCGGCCTCCTATGGCACCGACAAGATCAGCCCGAGCGTGGTCGCGTACTCCGAAGAGATGATGCACGCCACCCCGGTCGCCACCATGGTGGGTTTTCTGCACGCCCTGGAGGTGCACGACGAAAGTGCCGCCCTGGCGACGCTGGCCAAGATCCCGACCCTGGTCGCGTGCGGCGACCGCGATCTGCTCACCCCGCCCGGCTACTCGCGGGCGATGGCGGCCGCGCTGTGGGATTGCGAGTTGGTGATCGTGCCCGGCGCCGGCCATCTGGTGCAGTTGGAGGAACCCGACGTCATCGACGACGCGCTGGTGCGGTTGGTGGAGCGGGCCACGCCGCGCCGCGTGGTGTTGACTCGCCGGTTGCGGCGGAAGGCCGGACGCAGTGGCTGA
- the rimI gene encoding ribosomal protein S18-alanine N-acetyltransferase — translation MAIGALLETDAARCAELESQLFGGDDPWPAAAFRRAIGARDHHYVAARIGDKLVGYGGISRLGRTPPFEFEVHTIGVDPAYQGRGIGRKLLDDLLAYAAGGVVHLEVRTDNTAAIALYRDVGFVETGLRKRYYRNGADAYMMRREACL, via the coding sequence GTGGCCATCGGCGCGTTGCTCGAGACCGATGCCGCGCGCTGCGCCGAACTGGAGTCGCAGTTGTTCGGCGGCGACGACCCGTGGCCCGCGGCGGCGTTTCGCCGGGCCATCGGAGCCCGCGACCATCATTACGTCGCGGCCCGCATCGGCGATAAGTTGGTGGGCTACGGGGGGATCTCGAGGCTCGGGCGTACTCCGCCGTTCGAATTCGAGGTGCACACCATCGGGGTGGATCCCGCCTACCAGGGCCGCGGAATCGGCCGCAAGCTGCTGGACGACCTGCTGGCCTATGCCGCCGGCGGCGTCGTGCACCTGGAGGTCCGCACCGACAACACCGCGGCGATCGCGCTCTACCGTGACGTCGGCTTCGTCGAGACCGGATTGCGTAAGCGCTACTACCGCAACGGTGCGGACGCCTACATGATGCGGCGAGAGGCCTGCCTATGA
- the groES gene encoding co-chaperone GroES has translation MASVNIKPLEDKILVQANEAETTTASGLVIPDTAKEKPQEGTVVAVGPGRWDEDGDKRIPLDVKEGDVVIYSKYGGTEIKYAGEEYLILSARDVLAIVGK, from the coding sequence GTGGCGAGCGTGAACATCAAGCCACTCGAGGACAAGATCCTCGTTCAGGCCAACGAGGCCGAGACCACGACCGCTTCCGGGCTGGTCATCCCCGACACCGCCAAGGAGAAGCCGCAGGAAGGCACCGTCGTCGCCGTCGGTCCCGGCCGGTGGGACGAGGATGGTGACAAGCGGATTCCGCTGGACGTCAAGGAAGGCGACGTCGTCATCTACAGCAAGTACGGCGGCACCGAGATCAAGTACGCCGGCGAGGAGTACCTGATCCTGTCGGCGCGCGACGTGCTGGCGATCGTCGGCAAGTAG